The following proteins come from a genomic window of Methanomassiliicoccales archaeon:
- a CDS encoding GyrI-like domain-containing protein, which translates to MINMEGIEIITTKKITAIAIRETVKVGEMPQAMGLMFLELGPLLGKAVRCVGPPFALYHSWSGEEMDMDVGFPVAGKGVTKGRVRPIELPAVKAAVAMHVGPYETISDTYNKMMVWMEEKGYKPLDFMWEEYLNGPQDTPPEKLMTRLIWPVR; encoded by the coding sequence ATGATTAACATGGAGGGCATCGAGATCATTACGACGAAAAAGATAACGGCCATAGCCATCAGGGAGACGGTGAAGGTCGGTGAGATGCCTCAGGCCATGGGGCTCATGTTCTTAGAGCTCGGTCCGCTTTTGGGGAAAGCGGTCCGCTGTGTCGGGCCACCGTTCGCATTGTACCATTCGTGGTCTGGTGAAGAGATGGACATGGACGTCGGTTTCCCGGTGGCCGGAAAGGGCGTGACGAAAGGAAGGGTGCGTCCCATCGAGCTCCCTGCGGTCAAGGCTGCGGTGGCCATGCATGTAGGGCCGTACGAAACCATATCCGACACCTACAACAAGATGATGGTGTGGATGGAGGAGAAGGGCTACAAGCCATTGGACTTCATGTGGGAAGAGTACCTGAACGGCCCGCAGGACACCCCGCCTGAAAAACTGATGACCCGGCTGATATGGCCTGTTAGGTAG